Part of the Triticum urartu cultivar G1812 chromosome 2, Tu2.1, whole genome shotgun sequence genome, acagatgtatgatacgaaattggggttcgacgtctagaggtccgcctatccacggttggttttacagtggtctcgttgtgtcttaaagagtccttggctatgccgactcggggacgcttcgtatgtcatgtgcactgccttgtacatgatggtgctgtacgatcgagcccgtgtaggccccaccacgaaaacttcggacgaaatctctatcatatgtttgttctggcttattctgcaagccaatcctttgttttgttttgagttgtggtattcgagttgcttcgaagtcaaatgttgattccataccttccccaaatggtgttctcatattcctatgtgaatactaatccttcttgattatcgagattgtcatgacaatcctttttcaaccgacgtgtttctcttcaagtggatctgatcatttcaactgccgcaagatcaattatcagctCTTCTCAACGGTTTTTGCTTCATTCGTTCCAAGTTGCCTTTATTTTCCCACCCTCCCatccctttttcttcaaggattcagatctCTTATTCAACTATCCACCTTATTAAtggaagtctcttcattcttttctttcaatgttcttatccggtgacgctcatgaagattctaatggagcttcaagctcatcattctttgttcttttccttctccggtggtttcaagtcaagctttgttgatcatacccTTCCTCATttcaatgttttctcatgccgttgcacctcataatcatccacctctctctattcatttgttccggagtgctgaagatatttCAAAGATTTGTGTTTTCACTTTGCATCagttcaagctatttcgaggtccTATCTTATTCAAGTCATTTATTTCAACCAGTGCAATCTCTCCTTcaaatcgttctacggtgtatcttttgagtgggccctaacccacaggtcttttcccaggatcttacctgactcttctaatttttccggagttattctcaaattcttttctaaagtttgacgtaagaatgatttatcatcagtcttatgtatttctccaagatctttcaaattcttttcattgttggcccaaccttttccattcttcattccggagtgcctcaacaattcttggtggtgttctcatcgtcattctcaacatttgaagaccgaagaagagtttctctcaaatctTGCCCCATTCTCGGCCATCATCTCATAGTTGTTTTTGGATTGTGAGAATttttttcacctatccggagcaattcaagattcttttcagtttgtttctccggagcccatcatctcagaatttattcattctcagctttcagctatggttctccaaatcttaccggtgcttcgttcaagtgatctctaatcagttcgtgatcccttcgttctcatgtatctagattctctcgagcatcttcgttcatttgcaaattcttcccggtgattcgttatcttttattcgttctttttcaattcttacggtggttcgttcaagattcttcttaccttgttatcatatcaattcatttgttgtttcaatcctaccggtggatttgtcgaagacctttccaagtttgcgctatatctctcttaatcctttctatgagaataaatagtgtgccaaatccattgtgtgtcatcaatttaattgacgaaggataagcataatgtaattcttattcttgtttcatcgagtgaattcaattccttattccggaggttcttcaaattctcggtttcaattgtttcatctttcttttccggagttccgaGGTTTTCCGttttatctcgtcgcgaagctccatctaaataatcgcaaggcttcaccttgtgtgtTTTTTTtaacttctctttcctttttgtttgatcatccttttattaccggagttgtTCATGGAggctacatgatggttcatcaaggatttaattccttcgcgaagttttcatcgagattcatttctagggagctcaagcattcttcatcttgcaatccggagtgcaatttctttctaccgtatctttagaggtggtattatgccattcttgataatttgagttcatgtttcatgattcacatgttattaagaatgaggtattttaaatccatcaatctcgtcattggagttaccttgggttatatttcacctaaagctttccctaaggattgttgctatctatgatccaatttcttcatttatcctttccGGTGCGATATACTTTCTCGTCAATTTGTTCATATctatccaattcttttcccgtgagtggcaggttgtcacctcataatttgggatatattccataagaccatatcaaacTTATTCTTTTccttgttggttttccaacaattctGTTCTAGCATTTGCTGTAAgtgtgctctctcaagatcttgtttcacttcgttcattccattccactCTTTTTTCTGTtacggaggcattgtgttgttgctctcttcaaaccttcttcttgttcttgtcaggaTCCTGTTCTTTCcttggtttatccatttaaccggagtgctGTGTCAATTTTGCTCAAGTTCTCTCATTTCATCAAGTCTTCATCTCGTTTCAatcggagtgcttgcatgtacctATTGTCCATCGTAACaattttcttatgtctttcaacctacaagagtctagtaaggttccttgttcctcttccctaacggaggtttcaactttgttcaccttcgttgtattcttttctcgaatttgttcaacctcgcaaggttctttggtttcactcaattgtcaaagaagcaatttgggttacctcttctctttctcttccttgtccctccggtgccatccctaggatctcgggtcgagatcctctcgtagtggtggagtgttgtgacgccctgagaccgatgcgccaggtgtcttccagttattcgttgttgttgccttgtctttcgcttgcatgttgcatattgccatggcatcatccgcattgcatctgcatgttttcgaaacttgcattcgtccgggttctccgagttctctccgttgtccgttctgagcccaaccacacttgcacccGTTGATAGTTGCcgcttcttcctcgtctctgttGACCTTCCTCAAGACCGACCATTCGTTTGTTACCCGACCGTTTGACCCTCTCTACACAATACTCAAACCCCTCACGTGCGTGTCCGAAACTTCTCCGAACCCGACCCGCTCCGTCGTTACCGTCGGGTCCGGATCATCACCAAACATCTTTAAAATATCTTCGGTTTATTATTTGGGCTACCTAACCTATTTATCTCGGACCGTCTGATTTTGATCGGATGATCCAAAAACTCCCTCCTATTTACCTACTTGCTATATAAACAGCCTAATCTAGACCTAGCTGTCCAATCCCTCAAATcctccccgccgccgtcgccgcccacTGTCTCCTCCAGCCTCGGGATCTTGCCCGATCCATTCGAACCACCTGACCAACCTCCTTCCTCCTTTGGATTTTCTCCCGATTCAACCGGAGTCAACCAGCGCCAGCCACTTCTCGCCATCGATCCTTCCCACCAACCATAGAGCCAGCCCCGCTCCTCGTGCCCGAGGCCTCCCGAGCCGCTCCTCGCTGACAACCAGCAGGACCGTCGCCTCTATTTTCCTTTCCATCCTCCTTTTTCCCCtgtctctctctcgctcgctcacGCCATCTCTCTCCTTGTCTTTTCCCTACAGTTGCTTCCCGCGCCATGGCTACAGCCCGAGTCCTCCTGCCTCGCTCGATCTGGACCAGGAGGGTCCCGAGCATGTCCACCGTCGCCGTCTCAGTGAGCGCTGCCCTGGTTCCCTTTCTCTCCTTCCTCTGGTTCCCTCTCTCATCTGCTCTCTGTCCTCTTCAAGAAACTGCAGGAGGCAAGCACCACGCCATGGCCTCCCCTGCTCGCCGACCGCGTTGTTGTCGTCGTCTTCGCGCCCTTGCAGTCCCGGCCTTCCCCGCCGCCTCGTCTGCCTCCCCTACATCACACCTCGTCGCCGGGAGCTCGCGCCGAGACCGCCGTCGTCCTCTGCTCGGGAACGAGCTCGATGCCGTCCTCTGCTTCGCCCGCACGATCCCGCTGCTGCCTGCTTCGCTCCATCGAGCAGTGGCACCGCCGGAGTTCCTCGTCGCCGGGAACCGCTTCCCTGACCCTCGGACTGCCCAGATCTGTCGCGCCCGCTGGTCCCTGCCTCTGCATCGCGCCTCTGCCCGTTTTCTGCATCGCCATGAAACTGCTACTGCTTCTGTTCTTCGTTCTTCAGTAACAAGCAGCAGCAGCTCGCTCAGTAGAGCCGCTCGTTGACCGCGACCTCCAAGGCCCAGCGTCGCCCCCTGCCGGCCTCCCTCTCCACCGACcgggccttggcccatggtgaACAGATCCCCAATGCCCCTCCTCTGTTCCTACTTGGGCTTGGCCCGATTCTGCTACTGCTGATGTCCTGCGCCCAGTAGTTTCAGCCCGTGATGTGTTTTTTCCTTGCATGCGAATTTAGACATTATCTAGAGActgccagttttgcagaaaaaccctctTTGTTCATGCATCAATAattcacaaaccgtgcatcggattaaaacaatttatatatgaaaaatgcttagaattgtgtctagtttcataatatccaacttttaaccatgtttaaaatgtttaaactacTGTGTGCATTTATTTGCcttattgccatgttaaaatgatttaattcataactaaataaccgtagctcggttttaaataatctttatatgtaaatggggtataaaaatgcctagtttaacatggtgtacttgttttgcatgtttattaactctaaaattatgtttagggaagaacagtaccaaacctaatatatgcatatgaggagtttccagacttgttgttttgttgttccagcctcatttaaacttgccttgattagatagtttcatcatgtttcacctcttgccatgctaacaacatttaatcttgttgggtacataaacgagagagaactaaataagtcacgtggtgtttcattaatatgcaactcgttgcatattgagctccacttaattcgtagaattgcttgtgcactttgccatgccatgcttcattaaaccggacatgcatcatactcgattgtgcatcatgccatgttgatgtgttggttgtttactatgttgtttgctcctttccggtgttgtttcttcgggttggttccgataacgtcgcgttgtgaggaaccgttctactacgtctgtttgtcttcttcatggactcgttcttcttccttgcgggatttcaggcaagatgaccataccctcgaaatcacttctatctttgcttgctagttgctcgctcttttgctatgcctatgctgcgatacctaccactttcttatcatgcctcccatatcgTTAAGCCAAgcccctaacccaccttgtcctagcaaaccattgtttggctaagttaccactttgctcagcccctcttatagcgttgttagttgtaggtgaagattgaagtttgttccttgttggaacatggatattttgttgggatatcacaatatctcttatttaattaatgcatctatatacttggtaaagggtggaaggctcggccttatgcccggtgttttgttccactcttgccgccctagtttccgtcatatcggtgttatgttgccggattttgcgttccttacgcggttgggtgataatgggaaccccttgacagtttgccttgattaaaactcctccagcaatgcccaaccttggttttaccatttgccacctagcctctttttcccttggctttccggagcccaagggtcatcttatttaaccccccccccacccccgggccagtgctcctctgagtgttggtccacctcgtcagccgccggtggccaccaggggcaactctgggctggcctaccggaagtttagacaatctgagtgtgccctgagaacgagatatgtgcagctcctatcgggatttgtcagcacattcgagccaactatgtatccttttccccttattgtattacatgggttgttgtgaagattacctcacttgcgacatagcttgcattgcggttatgcctctaagtcgtgcttcgacacgtgggagatatagccgcatcgagggcgttacagagggggcgcctagaacacacaacaacaatcgttagccgtgtgtggcgcccccctccacagtttactccccTGGTCATAGTTTTGCAGTGCTTAGGCTAAGCCCTGCGagaatcacttcaccatcaccgtcaccacaccggtgtgctgatggaactcatctacttccttgATACCTTGTTGGATCAATaaggcgagggacgtcatcgtgctgaacgtgtgcagaactcggaggtgtcgtacattcggtacttgatcggtcgaagctagaagaagttcgactacatcaaatgcgttgtcaaacgcttccgctttcggtctacgagggtacatggacacactctccccctgtcgttgctatgcatctcctagatagatcttgcgtgagcgtaggaatttttttgaaattgcatgctacgtttcccaacagttttattatgacacgcaccatcattgtcatattgctttgcatgatcatgtagtcggcATAGTATTTGTGGAAAGGTCACCATTCATATTTtctatacatgtcactcttgatcattgcacatcccggtacaccaccggaggcattcatatagagtcatattttgttctaatatcgatttgtaattcttgagttgtaagtaaataaaagtgtgatgatcatcattattagagcattgtcgaGGAACGGATGATGGAAgttatgattccctcacaagttgggatgagtctccggactttataaaaataaaagaggccaaagaagccaaaaataataaaataggccaaagaagcccaccaaaaaaatgagagaaaagagagaagggacaatgttattatcctttttccacacttgtgcttcaaagtagcaccatgttcttattttgtcactttcatatactagtggtaattttacattatagaacttggcttgtatattctaatgatgggcttcctcaaatttccctaggtctttgtgagcaagcaagttggatgcacacccacttagtttctttttgagctttcatacacttatgtctctagtgcatccgttgcatggtaatccctactcactcacatcgatatctattgatgggcatctccatagcccgttaatacgcctagttgatgtgagactttctccttcttttttgtcttaaccacaaccaccatattctattccacctatagtgttatatccatggctcacgctcatgtattgcgtgaaagttgaaaaggtttgagaacgtaaaaagtatgaaacaattgcttggcttgtcatcgaggttgtgcatgataaaatactttgtgtgatgaagatgaagcatagccagactatatgattttgtaggggtaactttctttggccatgttattttgagaagacatgattgttttattagtatgcttgaagtattattgtttttatgtcaatattaaacttttgttttgaatcttatggatctgaatattcaagccacaataaagaaaattacatggataaatatgttaggtagcattccacatcaaaaattctgtttttatcatttacctacacAAGGACGAGTAgggattaagcttggggatgcttgacacgtctccaacgtatctataattttttattgtttcatgatattatattatctgttttggatgttttatatgcattaatatgctatttaatattatttttggactaacctattaacctagagcccagtgccagtttctgttttttcattgtttttgagttttacagaaatggaatatcaaacggagtcaaacgcaataaaactttcgcgatgatttttcttggaccagaagacatccacaAAGCTTGGAGAGGGGGCCAGAAGAGTCCAGAGGGACCCACAAGCTCTCAGgccgcgccctagggggggcacctgatccctaccttgtgggcccttCGGGAGTCACCCAACCCTAATTCTTGCgctataaattctcaaatattcccaaaccaatAGAAGGGTCCACCAAAATACTTTTACGTTGCCGCAAGCCTCtattcccgtgagatcccatcttggggcctttttcggcactctgccgaagggggattcgatcatggagggcatctacatcaactctgtCGCCCTTCCgttgaagcgtgagtagtttaccacagacctacgggtccatagctagtagttagatggcttcttctctctctatgatcttcaataccatgttctccttgatgttcttggagttctatccgatgtaatatttttttgcggtgtgtttatcgagatccgatgaattgtggatttatgatcagattacctgtgaatattatttgagtcttttctgaactcttttatgcatgattaaatatctttgtatttctcttcgaattgtcggtttggtttggccaactagatttgttcttcttgcaatgggagaggtgcctagttttgggttcaaccttgcggtgtcctcacccggTGACAAAGTcgggggtagcgaggcacgtattgtattgttgccatcaagggtaaaaaaattgggttttcatcatattgcttgagtttatccctctacatcatgtcatcttacttaaggcgttactccgttcttataaacttaatactctatatgcatgctggatagcgatcgatgtgtggaataatagtagtagatgcaggcaggagtcggtctacttgacacggacatgatgcctatattcataataattgccttggatatcgtcataactttgcgcttttcaatcaattgctcgacagtaatttgtttacccaccgtatgtttttttgaagagagaagcctctagtgaaacctatgccccccgggtctatttttcatcatatattttcagatctttAAACCAAGAAACCCAAAAATATCTTATTGCAATTTATTTAGATTTATTTTAGTTTGCcttttttatttatcttttatacatatctctattagatctcactcttggtcgagacagtgaagggattgacaacccatttttCGCGTTGagtgcaagtgtttgttagtttgtgcaggtgcatagattggagacttgcttgtgcctcttactcgattgataccttggttcttaactgaaggaaatacttatctctattttGATGCATCACTCTTTCCACTTCAAAGAAAAATCAACGCAAGTTTAAGAAGTAGCAAACACCCAGGTGATATACATCCTGTCCAATTATACAAAGACATTTTTTAGTACCATGAACGTAATCATGGGGAGGAATTGCACTACATTAGCAAACAATTGGTAGTTCCATGATTTCATCCATGCACGGAGTGCTCATGGAATTATTTGATTTGCAACTATTTCAAACTAGTGATACAAAGCATCAACATAGTGATTGATTTCGATGATACCCAATTAAGTGGCTTTCCAGGATGACAGGGGAGGAGTCTCGGAGTCCTTCCAGGTGTTGAGGAACGTGATGTGGTAGCGATCACCTTGGACCGCATCCATGGCGGCATAGGACTCGAGCTCAACCATCTCCTCAGCCGTGAGCTCCACAGAAAGCGCTCTCACGTTCTGCTTGAGATTCTCAACTTTCGTTGTGCCAGGTATAGGACACACATCGCTTCCCTGATGGTGAACCCAAGCCAACGCGAGCTGGGACGACGTGCAACCCTTCCTCGCAGCCATCTTGCTCACGCGCTCGAATATCGCCGCGTTCTTCTCCATGTTCTCGGGTTGAAATCTTGGGAGATTCTTAAAACGCAATGGGATGCATTTGTTAGAAAaaggagaaaagagaaaaaaaaaagCCAGCTAACCGTATGAAGAAGGAAGTGTCATGGGTGATTCATTTACCTTGCGGAAATCGTTCTCTGGTAATGTGTCCAACAGTTTTGGTCCAGTGGATAGAAAACCTCTGCCTAGTGGACTGTACGCAACAATTCCAATGCCAACTTCTCTGAAACAGTAAATAATTTGTAAGTTCTTTTTGAGGACGTTTCATAAAGTACTATGAAGCTGATTTTGAAAAGAAAAGGTAGGTTTATGGTCGTTGCAAAAACCTGCAAGTTGGTATTATATCTTCTTCAACATCTCTTGACCACAAAGACCACTCCAGCTGAACGGCAGTGATCGGATGAACTGCGTGTGCCCTTTTGATTGTCGACGCCGAGGCTTCCGACAACCCGACGTATTTCACCTTTCCTTCTTGGACTAGTTTCTTGATCTCACCCATCTACATGCATACGGAAGTCAAGAAGGTAGACTGGTCGATACCTGCAAGCCCTCAATCTGTCTAAATGAAACGAACCTGAACAAGTGCTACTACGTAGTAGGGACTGACCGTGATCTCGACGGGAACATTCTTGTCAATGCGGTGCTGGTAGTAGAGGTCGATGCATTCGATGCCGAGCCGAGCGAGGCTGCCCTCGCACGCCGCCCGCACGTACGCCGGGTCGCCGCGGACCTCTCGGGCCGGCGTGATGCCGAATTTCATGGCCAACTGGACCTTCTCCCTCGTCCCTCCCTGCAGCGCCTGCTTTATCACACGAAGAACCCTTGCCGGTCAGACATCCATGTGCGAGTTATTTACCGAAAACCACCACATTATGGATTAGGGTAACAACTTGATATCACATTTGGACCAGGTCACAAAAAACCACCGGTTTTGTGCCTAATGCGTAACGCGGAGCACTGATACTCGAATTTAGTTGAGAAAACGGTGAAACCGACAGATGGGGCCCGTCTGTCGGGATGGCGTGGCAAATACCAAGCACACAAAAAACCTTTGACTAGCTGAGGTGGCAGATGAGCCGCGGGCCCCGCCTGTCATTGAC contains:
- the LOC125538722 gene encoding probable aldo-keto reductase 3, coding for MAAAPVVVPRMKLGSQGLEVSAQGLGCMGMSAAYGERKPDQDMIALLRNAVAAGVTFLDTSDIYGPHTNELLLGKALQGGTREKVQLAMKFGITPAREVRGDPAYVRAACEGSLARLGIECIDLYYQHRIDKNVPVEITMGEIKKLVQEGKVKYVGLSEASASTIKRAHAVHPITAVQLEWSLWSRDVEEDIIPTCREVGIGIVAYSPLGRGFLSTGPKLLDTLPENDFRKNLPRFQPENMEKNAAIFERVSKMAARKGCTSSQLALAWVHHQGSDVCPIPGTTKVENLKQNVRALSVELTAEEMVELESYAAMDAVQGDRYHITFLNTWKDSETPPLSSWKAT